In Pirellulales bacterium, one genomic interval encodes:
- the rbfA gene encoding 30S ribosome-binding factor RbfA has translation MSRRLLKAAEAIREVVSMAILAEMRDPRVIGVTVIGVDVAPDMRSAKVMVSIMGSEKKQARALAALQGGAGFLQSRIAEKIDTRYTPRLTFVLDKGVKQSLEVLKILKQVLPPEGESAAQSPAVPGDAMSGHATPPGPNVSEDAHDVDPRGVPTSDDDDPLSGEFDMADGDWEENDDADDVDPDEDEGPDDSVSGRAPPS, from the coding sequence ATGTCCCGCCGCCTGCTCAAAGCCGCCGAAGCCATCCGTGAGGTCGTCAGCATGGCGATCCTGGCGGAAATGCGCGATCCGCGCGTGATCGGCGTGACGGTCATCGGCGTCGATGTCGCCCCGGACATGCGCTCGGCCAAAGTGATGGTCTCGATCATGGGGAGCGAAAAAAAACAGGCCCGCGCGCTGGCGGCCCTGCAGGGGGGAGCCGGTTTTTTGCAAAGCCGCATTGCCGAAAAGATCGACACGCGCTACACGCCGCGCTTGACGTTTGTGCTGGACAAAGGGGTCAAGCAGTCGTTGGAAGTGCTCAAAATTCTCAAGCAAGTCCTTCCCCCCGAAGGAGAGTCGGCGGCGCAATCGCCCGCTGTACCCGGCGACGCCATGAGCGGGCATGCCACACCGCCAGGACCGAACGTGTCGGAAGACGCCCATGATGTTGATCCCCGGGGCGTGCCGACCTCTGACGATGATGATCCGCTTTCCGGCGAATTCGACATGGCGGATGGTGATTGGGAAGAAAATGATGATGCAGACGATGTTGATCCCGACGAAGACGAAGGCCCCGACGATTCCGTAAGTGGCCGCGCTCCCCCTTCCTAA
- a CDS encoding YebC/PmpR family DNA-binding transcriptional regulator, producing the protein MAGHSHWANISRKKAIIDNKRGKLWSKLAKAIIAAAKSGGGDPGMNLRLRYAIDDAKAVSMPKENIQRAVKVGIGELEGGNLEEIIYEGYGPGGVAVMCEILTDNRNRTAPEIRKNFEMCDGKMGATGCVSYLFERKGVFVLAGDAVAEDRLLEITLEAGADDVKTVEDKFEVHCAPEAYTAVAEALSAANITTESHSILRLPTNTVEVDDPDTARKVLKLMELLDNHDDVQNVSANFSIPDEALAQLEQ; encoded by the coding sequence ATGGCCGGACATTCCCATTGGGCAAACATCTCCCGCAAAAAAGCGATTATCGATAATAAGCGCGGCAAGCTCTGGAGCAAGCTGGCCAAGGCGATCATCGCCGCCGCCAAATCCGGCGGAGGCGACCCCGGCATGAATCTGCGCCTGCGGTATGCCATCGACGACGCCAAGGCCGTCAGCATGCCCAAGGAAAACATCCAGCGCGCGGTGAAGGTGGGCATTGGCGAACTGGAGGGGGGAAACCTGGAGGAGATCATTTACGAGGGGTACGGTCCCGGCGGCGTGGCGGTGATGTGCGAGATATTGACCGACAACCGCAACCGCACCGCGCCGGAAATTCGCAAAAACTTTGAAATGTGCGACGGCAAAATGGGGGCCACGGGTTGCGTGTCGTACTTGTTTGAGCGCAAGGGGGTGTTTGTGCTGGCGGGGGACGCCGTGGCCGAGGACCGCCTGCTGGAGATCACGCTGGAGGCCGGCGCGGACGATGTCAAAACCGTTGAGGACAAATTTGAAGTCCACTGCGCGCCCGAGGCTTACACCGCCGTGGCGGAAGCGCTCTCCGCGGCCAATATCACCACCGAATCGCACAGCATTTTGCGCCTGCCGACCAACACCGTCGAGGTGGACGACCCCGACACCGCGCGCAAGGTGCTTAAACTGATGGAGCTGTTGGACAATCACGACGATGTGCAAAATGTATCGGCCAACTTTAGCATTCCCGACGAAGCTCTCGCGCAATTAGAACAGTAG
- a CDS encoding DUF1571 domain-containing protein, with translation MSRPSLLRRWLYCVLLASLACGSTVLAHAVPPQPAQNSQPAQNADPNAHPLDPALKRAYEGLKHIKEDIKDYTCTLIKRERIDGKLQEVEEIETKVRHEPFSVYMKFKKPDDAKGREVIFVHGANDGNLLAHERRGFNLGMVSLKPNSALAMKGNRYAITEVGIYNLTRRLVEVAENDRQFGECDVSIVPSEINQRPCTLMQVVHPVPRKNLLFHITRIYVDDEMNVPVRYEAYEWPEKTGGPPVLTEVYAYVDLKLNPGLTDADFDPQNPNYSFKK, from the coding sequence ATGTCCCGTCCCTCGCTCTTGCGACGTTGGCTCTATTGCGTCCTACTCGCCAGCCTCGCCTGCGGTTCGACCGTCCTAGCCCACGCCGTTCCCCCGCAACCGGCACAAAATTCCCAACCGGCTCAAAACGCCGATCCCAATGCACACCCCTTGGATCCGGCGTTGAAGCGGGCCTATGAAGGCCTGAAACATATCAAGGAAGACATCAAGGACTACACCTGCACCTTGATCAAACGGGAACGGATCGACGGCAAGCTGCAAGAAGTCGAGGAGATCGAGACCAAGGTTCGCCACGAGCCATTTAGCGTATATATGAAGTTCAAAAAGCCCGACGACGCCAAAGGCCGCGAGGTCATCTTCGTCCACGGGGCCAACGACGGCAATCTCTTGGCCCACGAAAGACGCGGCTTCAATCTCGGCATGGTGTCGCTCAAACCTAACTCGGCGCTGGCGATGAAGGGAAATCGTTACGCGATCACCGAAGTCGGGATATACAACCTCACCCGCCGGCTGGTGGAAGTTGCCGAAAACGACCGCCAATTCGGCGAATGCGACGTGTCGATCGTCCCTTCCGAAATCAACCAACGCCCCTGCACGTTGATGCAAGTGGTCCACCCGGTTCCGCGGAAAAACTTACTCTTCCATATCACGCGGATTTATGTGGACGACGAAATGAACGTGCCGGTCCGGTACGAAGCTTATGAATGGCCGGAAAAGACCGGCGGGCCGCCGGTGCTGACCGAAGTTTATGCTTATGTGGACTTGAAGTTGAACCCCGGACTGACCGACGCCGATTTTGATCCGCAAAATCCGAACTACAGCTTCAAGAAGTAG
- a CDS encoding 2,3-bisphosphoglycerate-independent phosphoglycerate mutase, protein MTDIHTLTRELHVKNSSKIVLLVADGLGGLPLEPGGLTELESARTPNLDALCRRGVCGGSIPVLPGIAPGSGPGHLGLFGYDPLHYVIGRGALEATGIGFELGPNDVAIRGNFCTLDGAGKISDRRAGRISSEESAPLAVRMRQVKIPGVEVFVEPVKEHRFVVVLRGAGEGANKLGGAVADTDPQQTGVPPLAPRALDAASEKTAQVAAEFIKQATALLANEKKANGLTLRGFSPKPALPSYEEVYGLKAAAIAVYPMYKGLARLVGMNLLGKCQTLAEQIDTLKQYWEQYDFFFIHFKYTDSTGEDGNFPAKVQRIEELDAALPGITALNPTVLIVTGDHSTPSYLKSHSWHPVPTVLASDCCRYDGTTKFGESQALRGGLGIFESKYLMTLALSNAGRMGKYGA, encoded by the coding sequence ATGACCGACATTCATACCCTGACCCGCGAACTGCACGTCAAAAACTCTTCCAAAATCGTCCTGCTGGTCGCGGACGGACTAGGCGGCCTTCCCCTGGAACCGGGTGGCCTGACGGAACTTGAATCCGCCCGCACGCCCAACCTGGACGCGCTTTGCCGCCGCGGTGTCTGCGGCGGGTCGATCCCCGTGCTCCCCGGCATTGCCCCGGGCAGCGGACCCGGTCACCTGGGCCTATTTGGTTATGATCCGCTGCACTACGTCATTGGCCGCGGCGCGCTCGAGGCGACCGGCATCGGCTTTGAGCTTGGCCCAAACGATGTGGCCATTCGCGGCAACTTTTGTACGTTGGACGGGGCGGGCAAAATTAGCGATCGCCGCGCTGGACGCATTAGCAGTGAGGAATCCGCCCCCCTGGCCGTGCGCATGCGGCAGGTAAAAATCCCCGGCGTGGAGGTCTTTGTCGAACCGGTCAAAGAACACCGCTTTGTCGTGGTCCTGCGCGGGGCAGGGGAGGGGGCAAACAAACTGGGCGGGGCCGTCGCCGATACCGATCCCCAGCAGACTGGCGTGCCGCCGCTCGCTCCGCGGGCCTTGGATGCGGCCAGCGAAAAGACCGCCCAGGTCGCCGCGGAATTTATCAAACAAGCCACGGCCCTGTTAGCCAATGAGAAAAAAGCCAACGGCCTGACGTTACGGGGCTTTTCCCCCAAACCCGCGCTCCCTAGTTATGAAGAAGTGTACGGACTAAAGGCCGCCGCCATCGCCGTCTATCCCATGTATAAGGGGCTAGCGCGGCTGGTGGGGATGAATCTGTTGGGCAAATGCCAGACCCTGGCCGAGCAGATTGACACGCTAAAACAATATTGGGAGCAGTACGACTTTTTCTTTATCCACTTTAAGTACACCGATAGCACGGGCGAGGACGGCAACTTCCCCGCCAAGGTGCAGCGGATCGAAGAACTGGACGCCGCCCTCCCCGGCATCACCGCGCTTAATCCGACTGTGCTGATTGTCACTGGCGACCATAGCACACCCAGCTATCTAAAGAGCCATTCGTGGCATCCGGTGCCAACGGTGCTGGCCAGCGACTGCTGTCGGTACGATGGGACGACTAAATTTGGCGAGAGCCAGGCGTTGCGGGGAGGCCTGGGCATCTTTGAGTCCAAATACCTGATGACGCTGGCGCTCTCCAACGCGGGCCGCATGGGCAAGTACGGGGCGTAG
- a CDS encoding putative 2OG-Fe(II) oxygenase, translating into MTADSINFTSGLQGVLQLPRGKTVAWHPQQPIQNLGDPRIFGTVFQDAPLFHPELVEYICRKAATVPRNKRAVGGRKVRDAETWNLPGMQLITWRVLQFYRQALNLSDAYVVDRWANVMVDRDYSTPHSHYDTESAVLYILDPGDEDLEEPMDGNFEIIDSRIPLCCPYQPERPIRGISPKLVPGMMIVFPAEYLHHVRPYSGRRPRITMAWNVNPGPMPPDFQYDATKQLEFKTDVMKGVPKMN; encoded by the coding sequence ATGACCGCAGATAGCATCAACTTTACCTCCGGCTTGCAGGGCGTGCTGCAGCTCCCCCGCGGCAAGACCGTCGCCTGGCACCCCCAGCAACCCATCCAAAACCTGGGGGATCCGCGGATTTTTGGCACGGTGTTTCAGGACGCGCCTCTTTTTCATCCCGAACTGGTTGAATACATCTGCCGCAAAGCGGCCACCGTTCCGCGCAATAAGCGGGCGGTGGGGGGGAGAAAGGTCCGCGACGCCGAAACCTGGAATCTGCCCGGCATGCAGTTGATTACCTGGCGGGTGTTGCAGTTTTATCGCCAGGCGCTCAATTTATCGGATGCGTATGTGGTGGACCGGTGGGCCAATGTCATGGTGGACCGCGATTATTCCACGCCGCACAGCCATTATGACACGGAATCGGCCGTGTTGTATATTTTAGATCCGGGAGATGAAGACCTGGAAGAGCCGATGGATGGAAACTTTGAAATTATTGATTCGCGAATACCGCTTTGCTGTCCTTATCAGCCGGAGCGGCCCATCCGCGGCATCTCGCCCAAGCTTGTGCCGGGAATGATGATCGTGTTTCCGGCGGAGTATTTGCACCATGTGCGTCCCTACAGCGGTCGCCGCCCCCGCATTACGATGGCCTGGAATGTCAATCCCGGTCCCATGCCGCCGGATTTTCAGTATGATGCCACCAAGCAATTGGAGTTCAAGACCGATGTGATGAAAGGCGTCCCCAAGATGAACTAA
- a CDS encoding alpha/beta hydrolase produces MILFQMRVHSLRLLPALLLSWLCGLVPAQVSAADVKIEEGLVYGRAGDVELKLDLASPPGEGPFPALVFIHGGGWMGGSRQDFRGAIVDAANQGYVAVSISYRLMKFDETKKETGQADPIFPAQVHDAKAAVRWVRANAAKYRINPDKIGATGASAGGHLSLMLGLTGPADKLEGESGSPDQSSAVQAVVNIFGPTEMVSGYKTSSVSWILRLFMGGTPEEQPERYKLASPVTYVDKDDPPVLTLHGDQDELVPVAQAKLLDEKLTAAGGRHTLVIFPGQGHSFDVLHIAKARAEMYKFFDEQLKK; encoded by the coding sequence ATGATACTTTTTCAAATGCGCGTACATTCCTTGCGATTATTGCCTGCTTTGCTGCTATCGTGGCTGTGCGGCTTGGTCCCTGCACAGGTTAGCGCCGCCGATGTCAAAATCGAAGAGGGGCTGGTCTATGGGCGGGCGGGGGATGTGGAGCTAAAACTCGATCTGGCCAGTCCGCCCGGGGAGGGGCCTTTTCCGGCGTTGGTGTTTATTCATGGCGGAGGCTGGATGGGGGGGAGCCGCCAGGACTTTCGCGGGGCGATTGTCGATGCGGCCAACCAGGGCTATGTGGCGGTCTCCATCAGTTACCGGCTGATGAAATTTGACGAAACAAAAAAAGAGACCGGCCAGGCGGATCCCATCTTTCCAGCGCAGGTCCACGACGCCAAGGCCGCCGTCCGCTGGGTCCGGGCGAACGCGGCCAAATACCGCATCAATCCGGATAAGATCGGCGCGACCGGGGCCTCCGCCGGCGGGCACTTGTCGCTCATGCTGGGCCTAACCGGTCCCGCGGATAAACTGGAGGGAGAAAGCGGCAGCCCCGACCAGTCAAGCGCGGTCCAAGCCGTGGTGAATATCTTTGGCCCGACGGAAATGGTTAGCGGTTACAAAACCAGTTCGGTCTCGTGGATCTTGCGGCTATTCATGGGGGGGACGCCCGAGGAACAACCCGAACGATACAAGCTGGCAAGTCCGGTGACGTATGTGGACAAGGATGATCCACCGGTCCTGACGCTGCATGGCGACCAGGACGAACTGGTGCCGGTCGCGCAGGCCAAACTTCTGGACGAAAAGCTGACCGCGGCGGGAGGCCGGCACACGCTGGTGATTTTTCCCGGCCAGGGGCATAGCTTTGACGTGCTGCACATCGCCAAAGCCCGCGCCGAGATGTACAAGTTTTTTGACGAGCAGTTAAAGAAGTAG